The following proteins are encoded in a genomic region of Rhodopirellula islandica:
- a CDS encoding prenyltransferase/squalene oxidase repeat-containing protein — translation MQLEWITRTSTRTFATTALGWMVASAIGVATGLTSPVMAQETAVKDSRTADQRIDQMVNRGIEFLRTRGQSDEGAFSGETGAAVTGLCVRAILEHRPEAVSSDPVVVKAVQYLESKVQPDGGIYAVGSKHRNYETSTAAMALNTANQDGRFDSQLERAKNFLKDIQWDEDEGAQPSDTAYGGAGYGSHSRPDLSNTSFLIEALRDLGTDANDESIQKALLFVSRTQNLAQHGNDTDYADKVGDGGFYYTPAAGGQSQAGESADGGLRSYGSMTYAGLKSMIYAGLTPEDPRVNAALDFIRKHYTLENNPGMGAQGQYYYYHTFAKALDVAGLEVIESTDAGSRDWRMDLINKLEAEQQEDGSWVNREAERWMEGDRQLVTAYCLLALKHARQ, via the coding sequence ATGCAATTGGAATGGATCACTCGAACGTCCACCCGCACGTTTGCCACAACCGCCTTGGGGTGGATGGTTGCATCCGCGATCGGGGTGGCGACTGGTTTGACTTCGCCCGTGATGGCGCAAGAGACTGCGGTCAAAGATTCGCGAACTGCGGATCAACGAATCGATCAAATGGTCAACCGCGGGATCGAGTTCCTACGCACGCGTGGGCAGAGCGACGAAGGTGCATTCAGCGGCGAAACCGGAGCGGCCGTGACCGGATTGTGCGTTCGAGCGATTTTGGAGCATCGTCCCGAGGCGGTTTCATCCGACCCGGTGGTGGTGAAAGCCGTCCAGTACTTGGAATCCAAGGTCCAGCCGGATGGCGGGATTTACGCGGTCGGATCCAAGCACCGGAACTACGAAACCTCGACCGCCGCGATGGCGCTCAACACGGCCAACCAAGACGGTCGTTTCGACAGCCAACTGGAACGAGCCAAGAACTTTCTGAAAGACATTCAGTGGGACGAAGACGAAGGCGCGCAACCAAGCGACACGGCCTATGGTGGAGCCGGCTATGGCAGTCACTCGCGTCCTGATCTTTCAAACACTTCGTTTTTGATCGAAGCACTGCGTGATCTGGGCACCGATGCCAACGACGAGTCCATTCAAAAGGCACTCCTGTTTGTCAGTCGCACCCAGAATTTGGCTCAACATGGTAACGACACAGACTACGCCGACAAAGTCGGTGATGGCGGGTTCTACTACACGCCGGCGGCTGGTGGACAGAGCCAAGCCGGTGAATCTGCTGACGGCGGTTTGCGAAGCTACGGATCGATGACGTACGCCGGACTGAAAAGCATGATTTATGCCGGGCTGACTCCTGAGGATCCTCGCGTCAACGCCGCGCTCGATTTCATCCGCAAACACTACACGTTGGAAAACAACCCTGGCATGGGAGCCCAAGGCCAGTACTACTACTACCACACGTTTGCCAAGGCGCTCGACGTGGCTGGATTGGAAGTGATTGAATCAACCGACGCCGGTTCGCGTGATTGGCGGATGGATTTGATCAACAAGCTTGAAGCGGAACAGCAAGAAGATGGCTCGTGGGTCAATCGCGAAGCGGAGCGTTGGATGGAGGGCGATCGCCAACTGGTGACCGCCTACTGCTTGCTGGCGCTCAAGCACGCTCGCCAGTGA
- a CDS encoding tetratricopeptide repeat protein yields MIANRRKTACFVGCLVLLPLASANRGWSQASPNGTADNASIRSGRLVDSGSSDSLVQSTRNDLIEVIARPIPDDKLSVLLTNVGEADAKLKARLTELESPESAREKSLTWLSRVELAVLKSELFSQGSGDGVASAAEAVQIAEAALLALPADGVARSEVLRLLAEAHLRQGDARSAAAVLRESLKAIPATSDSNPPSESIRALRIRVALTAGDLKAAERMLQQVYADDPNAARVGVQMDLAFLRYLLARQDETAVADWLESIHERHGANAKDRADTIVAQFRLQSTEGVPRPTTDDSDPRLWIADAMYFLRRGEPMQSALHFAKAAASDRVASRSVNSALKAAALLARQSNSKAAVELLRRISQRHPKAPESAQALLQAATIAQAAGPTVATDSDVDEMLIQIAKQWPDSQSAFAAIRWRMEWARRDERWLDAAKISLQFAETHWETDLSELDSVRDNALRAWATAWLRLSHPAAIKAMHDELDARDDLGFIRTIHADLISLLAETTDPRWPEFQSDTSEGFFRQLQSFRQGQSRSIEAVPPTGLNEALARRLEIDVAATPTRRVDIGHYLLSLKSEQTEADAKPRRFPSDLQRVGWMIWGGQSEKAETRIAKELHQSPGQAAQWCRRAANAYAVSPLKSDQKRAATWWKRLADGLPQGTAAWHTATIGWLRAIADSGSPDKAKATAQLIMLTTPPSTASDRAAYESLAN; encoded by the coding sequence ATGATTGCGAATCGAAGAAAGACGGCCTGCTTCGTGGGGTGCTTGGTTCTCTTGCCATTGGCATCAGCCAACCGGGGATGGTCTCAAGCATCGCCCAACGGTACCGCTGACAACGCATCCATTCGGTCGGGTCGACTGGTGGATTCGGGATCCTCGGACAGCCTGGTGCAGTCCACTCGCAATGATTTGATCGAAGTCATCGCGCGCCCCATCCCCGATGACAAGCTGTCGGTGCTGTTGACCAACGTGGGCGAGGCCGATGCCAAGCTGAAGGCACGTTTGACTGAACTGGAATCGCCGGAGTCCGCCCGTGAGAAAAGTTTGACTTGGCTCTCACGTGTCGAACTGGCCGTGTTGAAATCCGAACTTTTTTCGCAGGGAAGCGGTGACGGCGTGGCGTCGGCTGCCGAGGCGGTGCAGATCGCAGAAGCCGCGTTGCTGGCGTTGCCCGCCGACGGGGTCGCTCGATCGGAAGTGTTGCGTCTGTTGGCAGAAGCCCATCTGCGGCAAGGCGACGCGAGATCCGCCGCCGCTGTGCTTCGAGAATCCCTCAAGGCAATCCCTGCCACATCCGATTCGAATCCGCCCTCCGAATCAATCCGAGCTTTGCGCATTCGAGTTGCACTGACGGCAGGTGATTTGAAGGCCGCTGAGAGGATGCTGCAGCAAGTTTACGCCGACGATCCCAATGCAGCCCGTGTGGGTGTGCAAATGGACTTGGCCTTCCTGCGTTACTTGCTGGCGAGACAAGACGAAACGGCAGTCGCGGATTGGTTGGAATCGATCCACGAACGGCACGGGGCGAACGCCAAGGATCGCGCCGACACGATTGTGGCCCAGTTTCGGTTGCAATCAACCGAGGGCGTCCCCCGACCAACTACGGATGATTCAGACCCACGGCTGTGGATCGCCGACGCCATGTACTTCCTGCGTCGTGGCGAACCGATGCAATCCGCTCTGCACTTTGCCAAGGCAGCCGCTTCGGATCGCGTCGCCTCGCGAAGTGTGAACTCCGCACTCAAAGCCGCCGCACTCCTTGCACGGCAATCCAATTCCAAAGCCGCGGTGGAGTTGTTGCGACGGATCAGCCAGCGACACCCAAAGGCTCCCGAGTCGGCCCAGGCATTGCTGCAAGCGGCAACGATCGCCCAGGCAGCCGGGCCGACCGTCGCCACGGATTCCGACGTCGACGAGATGCTGATCCAAATCGCGAAACAGTGGCCGGACTCCCAATCGGCCTTTGCTGCCATCCGGTGGCGAATGGAATGGGCTCGGCGAGATGAACGCTGGCTCGACGCCGCCAAAATCTCACTGCAGTTTGCTGAGACACACTGGGAAACAGATTTGTCTGAATTGGATTCCGTGCGTGACAATGCGCTGAGGGCGTGGGCAACGGCTTGGCTTCGATTGTCGCATCCCGCAGCGATCAAGGCGATGCATGACGAACTGGACGCTCGCGACGATCTTGGATTCATCCGGACGATTCATGCCGACCTGATCAGTCTGCTCGCGGAAACAACCGACCCACGTTGGCCTGAGTTTCAATCCGATACCAGTGAAGGGTTCTTCCGTCAGTTGCAATCATTTCGCCAGGGGCAATCCCGCTCCATCGAAGCGGTTCCTCCCACCGGGCTGAATGAAGCGTTGGCCAGACGCTTGGAAATCGACGTGGCTGCCACCCCAACCCGACGAGTCGACATCGGTCACTATTTGCTATCCCTGAAAAGTGAGCAGACGGAAGCCGATGCGAAACCACGTCGCTTCCCCAGCGATCTGCAACGAGTTGGCTGGATGATCTGGGGAGGGCAAAGCGAGAAGGCCGAAACTCGGATCGCGAAAGAGCTTCATCAATCACCTGGGCAGGCGGCTCAGTGGTGCCGGAGAGCGGCCAATGCCTACGCCGTGTCACCACTGAAATCGGATCAGAAACGTGCGGCCACTTGGTGGAAACGACTGGCCGACGGTCTGCCGCAGGGTACCGCGGCTTGGCACACAGCAACGATCGGATGGTTGCGTGCGATCGCAGACTCAGGGTCCCCCGACAAGGCAAAAGCCACCGCTCAGTTGATCATGTTGACGACACCTCCAAGCACGGCGTCTGATCGCGCTGCATATGAGAGCCTTGCAAATTGA
- a CDS encoding PAS domain-containing sensor histidine kinase, with amino-acid sequence MLLLLIDANSAPPLFNTFDMKAFRDYLQSHGELFLDVLELATCGFYLRPIHSSPSPDTQPPLFSQLCFSSLDQVAPPSADAVSTWLDLVHPDDREVFERRVWAPKKHPEITEAPLQYRLRRGDGSYRYSEERGRTITLKESGETIWLSVLLDVDQQFRAKRELEDSHQEIQTILDTIPTFVWIKDESHRILRVNRAAADATGLSPKEIEGQLTRDIYPQQGERFQASDRQLLQDKQPLRRARETLENQNGKDYKMLIDKYEMPSLHDHAPRILVVGTNITEIDEAQQALANKEAQFRNLFERSPMGSVLIDSNHQLQLVNSKIESMYQLAPTADHPIQLSDLMPVYLHEHLTPPADKRASQASTLRQLEFQTTRTDGSEMRISVVTAPIEVENQIMTLATFTDITEPHLVAIDLKAKQEELERSNEDLDRFAYIASHDLKAPLRGIMHLAEWINEDMPKQVGQEVREHLTMLNAQVSRMDGLLNDLLAYARVNQQTDTVEPIDLNTALPQLFAFMSPPDTMRLSLPEQLPCLTTARGPLEQVFRNLIGNAIKHAPQGRVITVTSQVIDESYQFTVSDDGPGIPSIAQERIFGMFQTLESGQDRRGTGMGLHLVKRLVQVQGCEAWVDPGKGKGATFRFTWPTDENIITAAEPQLSIS; translated from the coding sequence ATGCTACTGTTACTCATCGACGCCAACTCCGCCCCCCCTCTGTTCAACACCTTTGATATGAAAGCCTTCCGCGACTACCTCCAGTCTCACGGCGAGCTTTTTCTCGATGTGCTGGAACTTGCAACTTGTGGGTTCTATCTGCGGCCGATCCATTCGAGCCCATCGCCCGACACGCAACCGCCGCTGTTTAGCCAACTTTGTTTTTCCTCCTTGGACCAAGTTGCCCCGCCTTCCGCCGACGCGGTTTCGACATGGCTCGATCTCGTGCATCCGGACGACCGAGAGGTTTTTGAACGCCGTGTTTGGGCCCCCAAAAAACATCCTGAGATCACCGAAGCGCCTCTCCAGTATCGACTGCGTCGCGGTGACGGCAGCTATCGATATTCCGAAGAACGCGGACGAACAATCACTCTGAAGGAAAGTGGGGAGACGATTTGGCTGAGTGTCCTGCTGGATGTGGACCAGCAGTTTCGCGCCAAGCGAGAACTCGAAGACAGCCACCAAGAAATCCAAACGATTCTGGACACGATTCCGACTTTCGTTTGGATCAAAGATGAATCGCACCGGATCCTACGGGTCAACCGGGCCGCCGCTGACGCCACCGGTTTGAGCCCGAAAGAAATCGAAGGCCAACTCACTCGTGATATCTACCCGCAACAGGGAGAGCGTTTTCAAGCCTCCGATCGACAACTGTTGCAAGACAAGCAACCACTTCGACGAGCTCGGGAAACATTGGAGAATCAAAACGGCAAAGACTACAAAATGCTGATCGACAAGTACGAGATGCCTTCGCTTCACGATCACGCTCCACGCATCCTGGTCGTCGGCACCAACATCACCGAGATCGACGAGGCACAGCAGGCTCTGGCAAACAAAGAGGCTCAGTTTCGAAACCTCTTCGAACGCAGCCCAATGGGCAGTGTGCTGATCGATTCCAATCACCAATTGCAGTTGGTCAATTCGAAGATTGAATCGATGTATCAACTCGCCCCCACCGCTGATCACCCGATTCAATTGAGCGATCTGATGCCGGTGTATTTGCACGAACACCTCACACCCCCAGCGGACAAACGGGCATCGCAAGCGTCAACACTTCGTCAACTCGAGTTTCAAACCACTCGCACCGATGGAAGCGAGATGCGGATCAGTGTGGTCACCGCCCCAATCGAAGTTGAAAACCAAATCATGACCCTGGCGACCTTCACCGATATCACGGAACCTCATTTGGTCGCGATCGATCTCAAAGCAAAACAAGAAGAACTCGAACGCAGCAATGAAGACCTGGATCGCTTCGCCTACATTGCGTCGCACGATCTCAAAGCACCGCTCCGGGGCATCATGCACTTGGCTGAGTGGATTAACGAAGACATGCCCAAGCAGGTTGGACAAGAGGTTCGCGAACACCTCACGATGCTGAACGCTCAAGTCAGCCGGATGGACGGGTTGCTCAATGATTTGCTGGCCTATGCTCGCGTGAACCAACAAACCGATACAGTCGAGCCAATTGACCTGAACACGGCATTGCCACAACTGTTCGCGTTCATGTCCCCGCCCGACACGATGCGATTGTCACTGCCAGAACAATTGCCGTGCCTCACCACTGCTCGTGGACCACTCGAACAGGTCTTCCGAAACTTGATTGGCAACGCCATCAAACACGCACCGCAAGGCCGTGTCATCACCGTCACGTCTCAAGTCATCGACGAGTCCTATCAATTCACGGTGAGCGATGATGGACCCGGCATTCCGTCCATTGCTCAAGAACGTATTTTTGGAATGTTCCAAACGCTCGAAAGCGGACAAGACCGTCGCGGAACTGGCATGGGGCTGCATTTGGTGAAACGATTGGTCCAAGTCCAAGGCTGCGAAGCTTGGGTTGATCCCGGCAAGGGCAAAGGAGCCACGTTCCGCTTCACTTGGCCGACGGATGAGAACATCATCACAGCGGCCGAACCTCAGCTGAGCATCAGCTGA
- a CDS encoding biopolymer transporter ExbD: MKRPGIRSGSQQSIGMTSMIDVVFLLLVFFVWTSSFDAPEQDMPGGLAVAADSSAASSELSPQEVTSEASVEELILKIERSGESSVRYLLGTTRLSSPESLRSRLEAIAELGLSPPIIVDPEGEISMAVTVATVDLVRLSGFAQVHLAVSANSSGPGQATSLGDGAESSEFQSSPEPASP, translated from the coding sequence ATGAAGCGACCTGGCATTCGAAGTGGTTCGCAGCAAAGCATCGGAATGACTTCCATGATCGATGTCGTTTTCCTGCTGCTAGTGTTCTTTGTTTGGACCAGCAGTTTTGACGCTCCCGAGCAAGACATGCCGGGCGGGTTGGCAGTCGCTGCAGATTCCTCGGCAGCGTCGTCGGAGTTGTCTCCTCAAGAAGTCACCTCCGAAGCATCTGTCGAAGAGCTGATCCTGAAAATCGAACGCTCGGGTGAGTCCTCCGTGCGCTATCTGTTGGGCACCACCAGGCTGTCGTCGCCCGAATCATTGCGATCTCGATTGGAAGCGATCGCGGAACTTGGCCTTTCACCTCCCATCATCGTGGATCCCGAAGGAGAAATCTCAATGGCCGTCACGGTCGCCACCGTTGATCTGGTTCGCTTGTCAGGATTTGCCCAAGTTCACTTGGCGGTTTCCGCCAATTCATCGGGGCCTGGGCAAGCCACCTCCCTCGGCGATGGAGCTGAGTCGTCAGAGTTCCAATCGTCGCCGGAGCCAGCCTCGCCATGA
- a CDS encoding ExbD/TolR family protein, which translates to MRSPSQSIQNGRRVDEINMTPMIDVVFLLIIFFLVSSHLARQENRHAVNLPSASSSIDSDPNAAPINLTMDSSHQLWLGATPVGLEEMITRLTQTKSIAETPVRLRVDQSVAYQFVEPVLHQINQAGIRDLSIATLPSKQRSGASP; encoded by the coding sequence ATGCGTTCACCCAGCCAATCCATCCAAAACGGTCGTCGGGTGGACGAGATCAACATGACACCGATGATCGATGTCGTGTTCCTGCTGATCATTTTCTTTCTCGTCTCCAGTCACCTGGCTCGGCAAGAAAACCGACACGCGGTCAATTTGCCCTCGGCGTCGTCTTCAATCGATAGCGATCCCAACGCCGCTCCGATCAACCTGACCATGGACTCATCGCATCAACTGTGGCTGGGCGCGACACCGGTTGGGCTGGAAGAAATGATCACCCGGTTGACGCAAACGAAATCGATCGCAGAAACGCCTGTCCGACTGCGAGTCGACCAATCGGTCGCCTATCAATTTGTGGAACCGGTTCTGCACCAAATCAACCAAGCCGGCATTCGCGACCTTTCGATCGCAACGCTGCCATCCAAGCAGCGGTCAGGAGCATCGCCATGA
- a CDS encoding class I SAM-dependent methyltransferase: protein MPSESSPSLSQDASNPPEVPRGGAWTFVKNFARNPTQVGAVWPSSPGLVRQMVDWFDWDTARGVVEFGPGTGVFTEAIQSHLHEDAKFFAIERSPELAAITRARCPQVNVVEESAESVANLCRDHQIDQVHAIICGLPWASFPDSLQTSILEATLDVLAPGGQFATFAYWQGVVLPAGQRFSKKLRGAFTEVHRSPTVWRNMPPAFIYRCVKR, encoded by the coding sequence ATGCCTTCGGAATCTTCCCCGTCGCTTTCCCAAGACGCTTCGAATCCTCCCGAGGTCCCTCGCGGTGGGGCGTGGACGTTTGTGAAAAACTTTGCTCGTAACCCCACTCAGGTTGGTGCCGTTTGGCCCAGCAGCCCTGGATTGGTGCGGCAAATGGTGGATTGGTTCGATTGGGACACGGCTCGTGGAGTCGTTGAATTTGGGCCGGGAACGGGGGTCTTCACCGAGGCCATCCAAAGCCATTTGCACGAGGACGCCAAATTTTTCGCGATCGAACGATCACCTGAATTGGCTGCGATCACCCGGGCCCGTTGCCCGCAAGTCAATGTGGTGGAAGAGTCAGCTGAATCGGTGGCGAATCTTTGCCGCGATCATCAAATCGATCAGGTCCACGCGATCATCTGCGGATTGCCCTGGGCGTCGTTCCCTGACAGTTTGCAAACCAGCATTCTGGAAGCCACCTTGGACGTGCTGGCTCCCGGTGGTCAGTTCGCCACGTTCGCTTATTGGCAGGGCGTCGTTTTGCCGGCCGGGCAACGGTTCTCGAAGAAGCTTCGAGGTGCGTTCACCGAGGTCCATCGCAGCCCCACGGTTTGGCGGAACATGCCGCCGGCGTTCATTTACCGCTGCGTCAAACGCTAG
- the pilM gene encoding type IV pilus assembly protein PilM, whose protein sequence is MAGSGGVWGIEIGQSALKALHCVKQGDEIVADAFDLIEYPKILGQADADPDQLIADALDQLMQRNDAIRDRVCISVPGQSGLAKFFKPPPVELKKIHDIVKYEAKTQIPFELSDVVWDYQTMPGATIQEGYALESEVGLFAMKREQAYRQLAPFQESDIEVDMVQLTPIALYNMVAYDRFHERIENETFDPDEPPTSSVLLSIGTDSSDLIVTNGFRIWQRSMPIGGNHFTRQLTKDLKLTFAKAEHLKRNAREAVDPKLVFQTMRPVFNDLVTEVQRSIGFFRSIDKKAEITELLVTGNTVKMPGLAAYLGKNLGYEVHTLDRFNRLSGDDVLSIPTFRDNAPTFAVCYGLCLQGLGLSQIHTSLIPAEIKTERMIRAKKPWALAGMAALLLGATTQYALTQRSWQTTHEDLWSSAEAAVTSMSSYSSDQKSEDSLLVSRLTFLNRLGEEISGNAERRLVWLELINAVNAAIPRAEYPEGKIPSVKELPLEDRIDFHISEIDTKFYEDLAEGWYSERLDVRYKEEMKNWYDLMRDSAPPEELADDTGPEEEGWVIQLKGYHYYNSPKHKGEEGSQHVRKYLTTNFREKPINLIDPQGNPITFTPEEFGFSYPLLLNENQPQLVQVPNPDYDPVSAMTAMQLRAEGDEDVKVESPTLEVLRLDFVFQVVWKESVLSERIEAKRLADEEAALEAEMEGEGGSTEDDLDADPDSVAMAN, encoded by the coding sequence ATGGCCGGATCCGGCGGCGTTTGGGGAATCGAAATTGGTCAGAGCGCGCTCAAAGCGTTGCACTGCGTCAAACAAGGCGATGAGATCGTTGCCGATGCGTTTGATCTGATCGAGTATCCCAAAATTCTGGGACAGGCCGATGCGGATCCTGACCAGCTGATCGCCGATGCGCTCGATCAGTTGATGCAACGAAATGATGCCATTCGCGATCGAGTCTGCATCAGCGTTCCCGGTCAAAGCGGTCTGGCGAAGTTCTTCAAACCACCACCGGTGGAACTGAAGAAAATCCACGACATCGTCAAGTACGAAGCCAAGACTCAGATCCCGTTTGAATTGTCCGACGTGGTTTGGGATTACCAAACGATGCCGGGAGCAACGATCCAAGAAGGCTACGCCCTGGAAAGCGAAGTCGGTTTGTTCGCAATGAAACGTGAGCAGGCCTACCGTCAACTCGCACCGTTCCAGGAGTCCGACATCGAAGTCGACATGGTGCAGCTGACTCCAATCGCTCTTTACAACATGGTCGCTTACGACCGGTTCCATGAGCGAATTGAAAACGAGACGTTTGATCCGGATGAACCACCGACGTCCAGCGTGCTGCTTTCGATCGGCACCGACAGCAGCGACTTGATCGTGACGAACGGTTTTCGGATTTGGCAACGCAGCATGCCGATCGGCGGGAACCACTTCACCCGGCAACTCACGAAAGACCTCAAGCTCACGTTTGCGAAAGCTGAGCACCTCAAACGCAATGCTCGCGAAGCGGTCGACCCGAAGCTTGTCTTCCAAACCATGCGGCCGGTCTTCAATGATTTGGTCACCGAGGTCCAGCGTTCGATCGGATTCTTCCGCAGCATCGACAAGAAGGCCGAGATCACTGAATTGTTGGTGACGGGGAACACAGTCAAGATGCCCGGCCTGGCGGCTTACTTGGGCAAAAACCTCGGTTACGAAGTCCACACGCTGGATCGATTCAATCGATTGTCCGGCGATGACGTCTTGAGCATCCCAACCTTCCGCGACAACGCACCGACTTTCGCGGTCTGTTACGGGTTGTGTCTGCAAGGGCTGGGACTGAGCCAGATTCACACGTCGCTGATCCCGGCCGAGATCAAAACCGAACGGATGATCCGTGCGAAGAAGCCTTGGGCTTTGGCGGGCATGGCGGCTCTGTTGTTGGGCGCGACCACCCAGTACGCGTTGACACAGCGGTCTTGGCAAACGACTCACGAGGACCTTTGGTCCAGTGCCGAAGCAGCCGTGACGAGCATGTCATCTTACAGTTCGGATCAAAAATCCGAAGACTCGTTGTTGGTCAGTCGCTTGACGTTCCTGAATCGTCTGGGCGAAGAAATTTCGGGCAACGCGGAACGCCGCCTCGTCTGGTTGGAACTCATCAACGCAGTCAACGCTGCGATCCCACGTGCGGAATACCCTGAGGGGAAGATCCCCAGCGTCAAAGAACTGCCGCTGGAAGACCGTATCGATTTCCACATCTCCGAGATCGACACCAAGTTCTACGAAGATCTCGCGGAAGGTTGGTACTCCGAGCGGTTGGATGTTCGTTACAAAGAAGAGATGAAGAACTGGTACGACTTGATGCGAGATTCGGCGCCGCCGGAAGAACTCGCCGACGACACGGGGCCCGAAGAAGAAGGTTGGGTCATCCAACTCAAGGGATACCACTACTACAACAGCCCGAAACACAAGGGCGAAGAAGGCAGTCAGCACGTTCGCAAGTACCTGACGACCAACTTCCGTGAAAAACCAATCAACTTGATCGACCCGCAGGGCAATCCGATCACCTTCACACCGGAAGAGTTTGGTTTCAGCTACCCATTGTTGCTGAATGAGAACCAACCCCAACTGGTTCAGGTTCCGAACCCGGATTACGACCCCGTCTCCGCCATGACTGCGATGCAATTGCGGGCCGAAGGGGACGAGGACGTCAAAGTTGAATCGCCCACCTTGGAGGTCCTACGGCTCGACTTCGTGTTCCAGGTGGTTTGGAAAGAAAGCGTTCTCAGTGAACGAATCGAAGCCAAGCGATTGGCGGATGAAGAAGCTGCTTTGGAGGCCGAAATGGAAGGCGAGGGCGGCAGCACCGAGGACGATCTCGATGCCGATCCGGATTCCGTCGCGATGGCCAACTAG
- the holA gene encoding DNA polymerase III subunit delta, with the protein MPRFNAFEYLSAPESTQAGACIGVVYGVDSTLRKWAIDAIVGDSEWTQVDGEVCKWSDLRDDLATASLFDFDGGDKRTLVVRSADKFLSNHRNEIEKYVAAPGDATRLVLELESLASNTRVYKAVDKEHLLVACTSATDAKLGVTAASRRKFLTNFVAERHKTQLAAAAADALIEMLGEEIGMLDTEIAKLALYVDVGGKIEEPLVRDVVAGWQGKTVWQITDAIAAGDAAEALRQLDKLFSGGQRAIALLPQIAWSLRRLGMTTAAIEYRERSGRPWQFEDALAAGGIRRGFEIQSAKKQLQSIGRERAKQLLPWLLDADLRLKGTHSAEGRDRFLLEQLILKLARQT; encoded by the coding sequence ATGCCCCGATTCAACGCCTTTGAATATCTTTCCGCGCCAGAATCCACTCAGGCGGGAGCGTGCATCGGCGTTGTCTACGGTGTGGACAGCACACTACGCAAATGGGCGATCGATGCGATCGTTGGCGACAGTGAATGGACGCAGGTCGACGGCGAGGTTTGCAAATGGTCGGACCTGCGTGACGACTTAGCCACGGCGTCGTTGTTTGACTTTGACGGCGGGGACAAGCGAACTTTGGTCGTCCGATCCGCTGACAAGTTTCTTTCCAACCATCGCAACGAGATCGAAAAGTACGTCGCCGCGCCCGGCGACGCGACGCGGTTGGTGTTGGAACTGGAATCGCTCGCGAGCAACACGCGAGTGTACAAGGCGGTCGACAAAGAGCACTTGCTGGTCGCTTGCACCAGTGCCACCGATGCGAAACTCGGGGTCACTGCGGCGTCGCGTCGAAAGTTTCTAACCAACTTTGTTGCCGAGCGTCACAAAACCCAACTTGCCGCCGCCGCTGCCGATGCGTTGATCGAGATGTTGGGGGAAGAGATTGGGATGCTTGACACCGAGATCGCAAAGCTGGCGTTGTACGTGGACGTGGGAGGAAAGATCGAAGAGCCGCTGGTGCGCGATGTCGTCGCGGGATGGCAAGGCAAGACGGTCTGGCAAATCACCGACGCGATTGCGGCGGGGGATGCCGCAGAAGCTTTGAGGCAGCTCGATAAACTCTTCAGTGGCGGGCAACGGGCGATCGCGTTGCTGCCTCAAATCGCGTGGTCGCTGAGACGTTTGGGCATGACCACCGCTGCGATCGAATATCGCGAACGAAGTGGGCGTCCCTGGCAATTTGAGGACGCGTTGGCGGCCGGCGGCATCCGGCGTGGATTTGAAATTCAATCGGCGAAGAAACAGTTGCAGTCGATTGGTCGCGAGCGAGCGAAGCAGCTCTTGCCGTGGTTGTTGGATGCGGATCTTCGGTTGAAGGGAACGCACAGCGCGGAAGGCCGTGACCGTTTCTTGCTCGAACAATTGATTCTGAAGCTCGCTCGACAAACCTGA